Proteins encoded within one genomic window of Bos indicus isolate NIAB-ARS_2022 breed Sahiwal x Tharparkar chromosome 23, NIAB-ARS_B.indTharparkar_mat_pri_1.0, whole genome shotgun sequence:
- the LOC109577386 gene encoding histone H2B type 1-C/E/F/G/I: MPEPAKSAPAPKKGSKKAVTKAQKKDGKKRKRSRKESYSVYVYKVLKQVHPDTGISSKAMGIMNSFVNDIFERIAGEASRLAHYNKRSTITSREIQTAVRLLLPGELAKHAVSEGTKAVTKYTSSK, encoded by the coding sequence ATGCCTGAGCCGGCTAAATCTGCTCCTGCTCCGAAGAAGGGCTCTAAGAAGGCGGTGACCAAGGCACAGAAGAAGGATGGGAAGAAGCGCAAGCGCAGCCGCAAGGAGAGCTACTCCGTGTACGtgtacaaggtgctgaagcaagTACACCCGGACACTGGCATCTCGTCCAAAGCCATGggcatcatgaactccttcgtcAACGATATTTTTGAGCGTATCGCAGGCGAGGCATCGCGCCTGGCGCATTACAACAAGCGCTCAACCatcacatccagggagatccagaccgCCGTGCGCCTTCTGTtgcctggggagctggccaagcatgCCGTGTCTGAGGGCACCAAGGCTGTCACCAAATACACCAGTTCCAAGTAA
- the LOC139179012 gene encoding histone H3.1 gives MARTKQTARKSTGGKAPRKQLATKAARKSAPATGGVKKPHRYRPGTVALREIRRYQKSTELLIRKLPFQRLVREIAQDFKTDLRFQSSAVMALQEACEAYLVGLFEDTNLCAIHAKRVTIMPKDIQLARRIRGERA, from the coding sequence ATGGCTCGTACTAAGCAGACTGCCCGCAAGTCCACCGGCGGTAAGGCGCCGCGTAAGCAGCTGGCCACCAAGGCGGCCCGCAAGAGTGCGCCGGCCACCGGCGGTGTGAAGAAGCCGCACCGCTACCGCCCCGGCACGGTGGCCCTGAGAGAGATCCGCCGTTACCAGAAGTCCACGGAGCTGCTAATCCGCAAGCTGCCGTTCCAGCGGCTGGTGCGCGAGATCGCGCAGGACTTCAAGACCGACCTGCGCTTCCAGAGCTCGGCGGTGATGGCGCTGCAGGAGGCGTGCGAGGCCTACCTGGTGGGGCTCTTCGAGGACACCAACCTTTGTGCCATCCACGCCAAGCGCGTCACCATCATGCCCAAGGACATCCAGCTTGCCCGCCGCATCCGCGGGGAGAGGGCATAA
- the LOC109577388 gene encoding histone H4 has protein sequence MSGRGKGGKGLGKGGAKRHRKVLRDNIQGITKPAIRRLARRGGVKRISGLIYEETRGVLKVFLENVIRDAVTYTEHAKRKTVTAMDVVYALKRQGRTLYGFGG, from the coding sequence ATGTCTGGACGCGGCAAAGGCGGAAAAGGCCTTGGAAAGGGGGGCGCTAAGCGTCACCGTAAGGTTTTGCGTGACAACATTCAGGGCATCACAAAGCCGGCTATCCGTCGCCTGGCCCGCCGTGGAGGAGTCAAGCGGATCTCCGGTCTTATCTACGAGGAAACCCGTGGGGTGCTGAAGGTGTTTTTGGAGAACGTGATCCGGGACGCGGTCACCTACACCGAGCACGCCAAGCGCAAGACTGTCACCGCCATGGATGTGGTGTACGCGCTCAAGCGTCAGGGCCGCACTCTCTATGGATTTGGTGGTTAA
- the LOC109576914 gene encoding histone H4, translating into MSGRGKGGKGLGKGGAKRHRKVLRDNIQGITKPAIRRLARRGGVKRISGLIYEETRGVLKVFLENVIRDAVTYTEHAKRKTVTAMDVVYALKRQGRTLYGFGG; encoded by the coding sequence ATGTCTGGTAGAGGTAAAGGAGGAAAAGGGCTTGGAAAAGGAGGCGCTAAACGCCATCGTAAAGTTTTGCGAGACAATATCCAAGGTATTACCAAACCTGCTATTCGGCGCCTGGCTCGTCGTGGTGGTGTGAAGCGCATTTCTGGGCTCATCTATGAGGAGACCCGCGGGGTGCTGAAGGTGTTCTTGGAGAACGTGATCCGGGACGCAGTCACCTACACCGAGCACGCCAAGCGCAAGACTGTTACCGCTATGGACGTGGTCTACGCGCTCAAGCGCCAGGGGCGCACCCTTTATGGCTTCGGCGGCTAA
- the LOC109576888 gene encoding histone H1.3, translating into MSETAPVAPAAPAPAEKTPVKKKAKKSGVAAGKRKASGPPVSELITKAVAASKERSGVSLAALKKALAAAGYDVEKNNSRIKLGLKSLVSKGTLVQTKGTGASGSFKLNKKAATGEAKPKGKKAGAAKPKKAAGAAKKPKKSTGAATPKKAAKKTPKKVKKPAAAAGTKKVAKSPKKAKAAKPKKPTKSPAKAKAPKPKAAKPKAAKPKATKAKKAVSKKK; encoded by the coding sequence ATGTCGGAGACGGCCCCGGTTGCTCCTGCTGCTCCCGCACCTGCAGAGAAAACACCTGTTAAGAAGAAGGCGAAGAAATCGGGCGTAGCCGCTGGAAAACGCAAGGCGTCCGGGCCCCCGGTGTCCGAGCTCATCACCAAGGCTGTCGCCGCCTCCAAGGAGCGCAGTGGCGTGTCTCTGGCTGCGCTCAAAAAGGCACTGGCGGCCGCTGGCTACGATGTGGAGAAGAACAACAGCCGCATCAAGCTGGGTCTCAAGAGCCTGGTGAGCAAGGGCACCCTGGTGCAGACCAAGGGTACCGGGGCTTCTGGCTCTTTCAAGCTCAACAAGAAGGCGGCCACTGGGGAGGCCAAGCCTAAGGGGAAGAAGGCGGGCGCGGCCAAGCCCAAGAAGGCTGCTGGGGCGGCTAAGAAACCCAAGAAATCCACGGGTGCGGCCACTCCGAAGAAGGCTGCCAAGAAGACCCCTAAGAAAGTTAAGAAGCCGGCTGCGGCTGCTGGGACCAAGAAAGTAGCCAAGAGTCCGAAGAAGGCGAAGGCAGCCAAGCCGAAGAAGCCGACTAAGAGTCCGGCCAAGGCCAAAGCCCCCAAGCCCAAGGCAGCCAAACCTAAAGCTGCCAAACCCAAGGCTACAAAGGCCAAGAAGGCGGTCTCCAAGAAGAAGTAA